In the Cryptococcus neoformans var. neoformans JEC21 chromosome 1, complete sequence genome, one interval contains:
- a CDS encoding sec14 cytosolic factor, putative → MSAYDPLSGHPGHLSEAQETALKEFRQELTTEELIPADWEALVQRIGYNRFDDQTLLRFLRARKFDLPKAKLMWANNEKWRKQFGADEIAANGFDYPEQSQVVKYYPQFYHKTDNDGRPVYIEQLGKLDINKLYAITTQDRQLKRLVSEYEKFLRDRLPASSKMTGHLVETSCTILDLYNAGISTFYKVKDYVRAASAVGQNNYPEVMGHMFIINAPYLFSTVWSLIKPWLDEATVRKIHILGKNYKPELLQYIPAESLPADLGGTCKCPVGCEMSDAGPWNVSTTTAV, encoded by the exons ATGAGC GCCTATGATCCTCTTTCCGGCCACCCGGGCCATCT CTCTGAGGCTCAAGAAACTGCTTTGAAGGAATTTCGCCAAGAGCTCACTACCGAAGAACTCATTCCGGCGGATTGGGAAGCTCTGGTTCAGCGAATCGGGTACAACCGTTTTGACGACCAGACATTACTTCGTTTCCTGCGGGCAAGAAAATTTGACCTGCCCAAAGCCAAGTTGATGTGGGCGAACAATGAAAAATGGAGAAAGCAGTTTGGAGCGGATGAGATTGCTGC CAATGGCTTCGACTACCCCGAACAAAGTCAAGTGGTCAAGTACTACCCTCAGTTCTACCATAAAACCGACAATGACGGCCGACCTGTATATATTGAACAACTCGGCAAGCTCGATATCAACAAACTCTATGCCATCACAACGCAAGACCGACAGCTGAAGAGGTTGGTTTCAGAATATGAGAAGTTTTTGAGGGATAGGCTGCCTGCCTCATCGAAGATGACGGGTCATCTTGTGGAAACTAGCTGTACCATTTTGGATCTGTACAATGCCGGTATTTCTACATTTTACAAAG TGAAAGATTATGTCAGAGCAGCCAGCGCCGTCGGCCAAAACAACT AC CCCGAAGTGATGGGACACATGTTTATCATCAAT GCACCATATCTCTTCTCAACCGTCTGGTCTCTCATTAAACCCTGGCTGGACGAAGCCACTGTCCGCAAAATCCACATCTTGGGCAAAAATTACAAGCCCGAGCTTTTGCAGTACATCCCCGCCGAAAGCTTGCCCGCTGATTTGGGGGGTACGTGTAAATGCCCTGTCGGGTGTGAAATGAGTGATGCAGGGCCCTGGAATGTGAGTACGACGACGGCTGTCTGA